From Aliarcobacter butzleri, the proteins below share one genomic window:
- a CDS encoding VIT1/CCC1 transporter family protein — MDFISSDKENLKKALKQQQNEINDYTIYKALSLFQKNEENKKIFEKIANEEKSHYDFWVKITNKQLKAQNIIVFWYLFLVKVFGTSFALKSLEKREAGAEEFYKELFEIYPESQKIYKQETEHEFALIDMLHDKKLIYAGAIVLGMNDALVELTGTLSGIAFAFDKSLVVGLTGLIMGIAASLSMAGSAYLEAKENPSELIKPFTYSLYTGVSYILTTAILVIPFFIFDSIIESLILMFICAFIAIVSYNFYISVAKDLSFTKRVLQMSAITFGVAIISFLIGYLVKYYFGIDI; from the coding sequence ATGGATTTTATTTCATCAGATAAAGAAAATCTAAAAAAAGCACTAAAACAACAACAAAACGAGATAAATGATTATACTATTTATAAAGCTTTATCTCTTTTTCAAAAAAATGAAGAGAATAAAAAAATATTTGAAAAAATTGCAAATGAAGAAAAAAGTCATTACGATTTTTGGGTAAAAATCACAAATAAACAGCTGAAAGCACAAAATATAATAGTATTTTGGTATCTTTTTCTTGTAAAAGTTTTTGGTACATCTTTTGCTTTAAAATCTTTAGAAAAAAGAGAAGCTGGAGCAGAAGAGTTTTATAAAGAACTTTTTGAAATATATCCAGAATCACAAAAGATTTATAAACAAGAAACTGAACATGAATTTGCTCTTATTGATATGTTGCACGATAAAAAACTTATTTACGCAGGTGCAATAGTTTTAGGTATGAATGATGCTTTAGTTGAGTTAACAGGAACTTTAAGTGGTATTGCTTTTGCATTTGATAAAAGTTTAGTTGTTGGACTTACTGGACTTATCATGGGAATAGCAGCTTCATTATCAATGGCTGGTTCAGCATATCTTGAAGCAAAAGAAAATCCAAGTGAACTTATAAAACCTTTTACATATTCACTTTATACTGGAGTTTCATATATTCTTACAACTGCTATTTTAGTGATTCCATTTTTTATATTTGATTCTATTATAGAATCTTTAATTTTGATGTTTATTTGTGCATTTATTGCTATTGTTTCATATAACTTTTATATAAGTGTTGCAAAAGATTTGAGTTTTACAAAAAGAGTTTTACAAATGTCAGCCATAACTTTTGGTGTTGCAATAATCTCATTTTTGATTGGATATTTAGTAAAATATTACTTTGGAATAGATATTTAA
- a CDS encoding BCCT family transporter: MKSTVLKPVFIPAVVFITLLVVFTFINPALSKDIFTTTKNFIADKFGWLYMLSVAIFTIFALFLAFSPFGKFKLGPDQSKPDYSNFSWFSMLFSAGMGIGIMFWGVAEPIVHYTNPPVGEQSIESAKDAMGIVFFHWGLNAWAIYAIVGLVLAYFSFRHGLPLTIRSALYPLIGDKIYGKIGHSVDIIAVLGTIFGVATTLGFGVLQINSGLNYVFNIEVGLNTQIILIVLICAIALASAVLGLDGGVKKLSILNVYLAFFLLLFVFIAGPTFHILNAFVQNVGTYLSSVVEKTFNLYAYEGKSSWISSWTLFYWAWWISWAPFVGMFISRISRGRTIREFVVGVLFVPVGFSFLWMTVFGNSALYSIINEGYTVLASAVSSDVTIALFKFLEHYPFSTITSFFAIILVSIFFITSSDSGALVVDTISSGGKIDNPVWQRVFWALSQGVVAIAMLVAGGLEALQSAAIVVALPFAIVMLVACWGVYKALNLEYIRSESLKHHMNAGRHGSIIGNWSSRLNRIIEFPKVKEAKKFINEDIIEAMNTVKNELEKHSWIVQVLNDKKKAISKLRVEHSNDFDFIYEVRARNYDMPDYAYPENENSTNEQNKYARAEVFLQDGNKTYDIYGYDVDAIITDIIDQFEKHKYFLNNTSSLNPAVPVD; this comes from the coding sequence ATGAAATCAACAGTTTTAAAACCTGTTTTTATACCCGCAGTCGTCTTTATTACCTTATTGGTAGTATTTACTTTTATCAATCCTGCTTTATCCAAGGATATTTTTACCACCACCAAAAATTTCATAGCTGATAAATTTGGTTGGCTTTATATGTTAAGTGTTGCAATTTTTACTATTTTCGCTCTATTTTTAGCTTTCTCACCATTTGGTAAATTCAAACTAGGTCCTGATCAATCAAAACCCGATTACTCTAATTTTTCTTGGTTTTCTATGCTTTTTTCTGCTGGAATGGGTATAGGAATAATGTTCTGGGGAGTTGCTGAACCAATAGTTCACTATACAAATCCACCCGTAGGTGAACAAAGTATTGAATCTGCAAAAGATGCTATGGGAATAGTATTTTTTCACTGGGGATTAAATGCTTGGGCTATTTATGCAATAGTTGGTTTGGTTTTAGCTTATTTTTCATTTAGACATGGACTTCCTTTGACTATTCGTTCGGCACTTTATCCTTTAATTGGTGATAAAATATATGGAAAAATTGGACATAGTGTTGATATTATTGCAGTTTTAGGAACAATATTTGGTGTTGCTACAACTTTAGGATTTGGAGTTTTACAAATAAATTCTGGATTAAACTATGTTTTTAACATAGAAGTTGGGCTTAATACACAAATTATTTTAATTGTTCTTATTTGTGCAATAGCTTTAGCTTCGGCTGTATTAGGTCTTGATGGTGGAGTTAAAAAGTTATCTATTCTAAATGTATATTTGGCTTTTTTTTTACTTTTATTTGTATTTATTGCTGGTCCAACATTTCATATTTTAAATGCTTTTGTTCAAAATGTTGGAACATATTTATCAAGTGTTGTAGAAAAAACTTTTAATTTATATGCTTATGAAGGAAAATCATCTTGGATTAGTTCTTGGACACTATTTTATTGGGCTTGGTGGATTTCTTGGGCTCCATTTGTAGGAATGTTTATCTCTCGAATTTCAAGAGGAAGAACTATAAGAGAGTTTGTTGTTGGAGTTTTATTTGTACCTGTGGGGTTTTCTTTTCTTTGGATGACTGTATTTGGAAATAGTGCTTTATATTCTATAATAAATGAAGGATATACCGTTTTAGCATCAGCTGTTTCAAGTGATGTAACTATTGCACTTTTTAAGTTTTTAGAACACTATCCTTTTTCTACAATAACTTCATTTTTTGCAATAATTTTAGTTAGTATATTTTTCATAACATCCTCAGATAGTGGGGCTCTTGTAGTTGATACAATATCAAGTGGTGGAAAGATAGATAACCCCGTTTGGCAAAGAGTTTTTTGGGCGCTTTCTCAAGGTGTTGTGGCTATTGCTATGCTTGTTGCAGGTGGACTTGAAGCTTTACAATCAGCTGCTATTGTGGTAGCTTTACCTTTTGCTATTGTTATGCTTGTTGCTTGTTGGGGAGTTTATAAAGCTTTAAATTTAGAGTATATTAGAAGTGAAAGCTTAAAACATCATATGAATGCAGGAAGACATGGAAGTATAATTGGAAATTGGAGTTCAAGACTTAATAGAATTATAGAATTCCCAAAAGTTAAAGAGGCAAAGAAATTTATAAACGAAGATATAATTGAAGCTATGAATACGGTTAAAAATGAGCTTGAGAAACACTCTTGGATAGTTCAAGTTTTAAATGATAAGAAAAAAGCCATTTCAAAACTAAGAGTTGAACACTCAAATGATTTTGATTTTATATATGAAGTTCGAGCAAGAAATTATGATATGCCAGATTATGCTTATCCAGAAAATGAGAATTCTACAAATGAGCAAAATAAATATGCAAGAGCAGAAGTATTTTTACAAGATGGGAATAAAACTTATGATATTTATGGATATGATGTAGATGCCATAATAACGGATATAATAGATCAATTTGAAAAACATAAATATTTTTTAAATAATACTTCTAGTTTAAATCCAGCTGTTCCTGTTGACTAA
- a CDS encoding cation:proton antiporter, with protein sequence MDHFLITLFLAIFVSTVLNIIFKRFGISQIIGYILTGTLISYWFHFNGVNIHSLEAIAEFGIVFLMFTIGLEISVDKIKRMKEILLLNGFLQVSISAILIYLVGYYIFELEVEVAVIVALAFSLSSTAIVLTYLKQSKDIHTPYGEKATAILIFQDLAVIPILLLISFLSNDTLAIEEVITKTLISAILIILYMFVIGKKVINWLLKFASNSSMDEIFLGAVLSIVVGASLLAEELGFTYSLGAFIAGMIIADTDFSIKVESEIASFKDLLLGTFFFSVGSKIDILYFFHNLHLILAIFVGIMIIKALVVYVIIRRKSDKSISVKTAISLCQVGEFSFVIFTLASSKNIIPAQTADFLMLISVLSMILTPFIVNNIYKLSAFIAEDYFESDNITPLKDKNHVVVCGFSILGKVIAMDLTQRNIPFVIITNDLRQVLTARKLGYRSYFGHLNKRQVLESLKVDEASSVIVTVSDTPKKRLICEAVLNFHKEASILLKIESVEEKLQLKDLNIKRFVHAHTEVGRLLVEEAAIDYENCKK encoded by the coding sequence ATGGATCATTTTTTAATCACACTATTTCTTGCCATTTTTGTTTCTACGGTTCTAAATATTATCTTTAAAAGATTTGGGATTTCACAAATAATTGGATATATTTTAACTGGGACTTTAATTAGTTATTGGTTTCATTTTAATGGAGTAAATATTCATTCTTTAGAAGCTATTGCAGAATTTGGAATAGTGTTTTTGATGTTTACTATTGGGCTTGAAATAAGTGTTGATAAAATCAAAAGAATGAAAGAAATACTTTTATTAAATGGTTTTTTACAAGTTTCTATTAGTGCTATATTAATTTATTTAGTTGGATATTATATCTTCGAGTTAGAAGTTGAAGTTGCAGTAATTGTAGCTTTAGCATTTTCTTTATCTTCAACTGCTATTGTTTTAACATATTTAAAACAATCAAAAGATATTCACACACCTTATGGGGAAAAAGCAACAGCAATTTTGATATTTCAAGATTTAGCTGTAATTCCAATTTTACTTTTAATCTCTTTTTTATCAAATGATACTTTAGCAATAGAAGAAGTTATTACAAAGACTTTGATTTCTGCTATTTTGATTATTTTATATATGTTTGTAATTGGTAAAAAAGTTATAAATTGGCTTTTAAAATTTGCTTCAAATAGTAGTATGGATGAGATATTTTTAGGAGCAGTTTTATCTATTGTGGTTGGTGCTTCACTTTTAGCTGAAGAGTTAGGTTTTACTTACTCTTTAGGTGCATTTATTGCAGGAATGATAATTGCTGATACAGATTTTAGTATAAAAGTTGAATCAGAAATAGCAAGTTTTAAAGATTTACTTTTAGGTACTTTCTTTTTCAGTGTTGGTTCAAAAATAGATATTTTGTATTTTTTCCATAATTTACATTTAATTTTGGCTATTTTTGTAGGAATTATGATAATAAAAGCTTTAGTTGTTTATGTGATAATTAGAAGAAAATCAGATAAGAGTATCTCTGTAAAAACTGCAATTTCTCTTTGTCAAGTTGGAGAGTTTTCTTTCGTTATATTTACACTTGCTTCAAGCAAAAATATAATACCTGCTCAAACAGCAGACTTTTTGATGTTGATTTCAGTTTTATCTATGATTTTAACGCCATTTATCGTAAATAATATCTATAAATTATCAGCATTTATAGCTGAAGACTATTTTGAATCAGATAATATTACACCTCTAAAAGATAAAAATCACGTTGTAGTTTGTGGATTTTCAATCTTAGGAAAAGTAATAGCTATGGATTTAACGCAAAGAAATATTCCTTTTGTAATTATTACAAACGACTTAAGACAAGTTTTGACAGCTAGAAAACTAGGTTATCGTTCATATTTTGGTCACTTAAATAAACGACAAGTTTTAGAATCTTTAAAAGTAGATGAAGCTTCTAGTGTTATTGTAACAGTTAGTGATACTCCTAAAAAAAGATTGATTTGTGAAGCTGTTTTGAATTTTCATAAAGAAGCTAGTATTTTATTAAAAATTGAATCAGTGGAAGAAAAACTTCAATTAAAAGATTTGAATATAAAAAGATTTGTTCATGCTCACACTGAAGTAGGGCGATTGTTGGTTGAAGAAGCAGCAATAGATTATGAAAATTGTAAGAAGTAA